A region from the Campylobacter magnus genome encodes:
- the rpmG gene encoding 50S ribosomal protein L33, whose product MASNTRIKIGLKCSECGDINYTTTKNSKKTTDKIELKKYCPRLKKHTVHKETKLK is encoded by the coding sequence ATGGCAAGTAATACTCGTATTAAAATAGGTCTAAAATGTTCTGAGTGTGGTGATATCAACTATACTACCACTAAAAACAGCAAAAAAACAACTGATAAAATTGAGCTTAAAAAATATTGCCCACGCCTTAAAAAGCATACGGTGCATAAAGAAACTAAGCTTAAATAA
- the rplK gene encoding 50S ribosomal protein L11, producing MAKKVVGEIKLQIAATKANPSPPVGPALGQQGVNIMEFCKAFNERTKDMAGFNIPVVITVYADKSFTFITKQPPATDLIKKAAGVQKGADNPLKNKVGKLTKAQVLEIVEKKIADLNTKDREQAAKIIAGSARSMGITVED from the coding sequence ATGGCTAAAAAAGTCGTTGGTGAAATCAAGCTTCAAATTGCTGCTACAAAAGCAAATCCAAGCCCACCAGTTGGTCCAGCTCTTGGTCAACAAGGTGTTAATATTATGGAATTCTGTAAAGCATTTAATGAGCGCACAAAAGATATGGCTGGCTTTAATATCCCAGTTGTTATCACTGTTTATGCTGATAAAAGCTTTACATTTATTACTAAACAACCACCTGCAACTGACCTTATCAAAAAAGCAGCTGGTGTGCAAAAAGGTGCTGACAACCCTCTTAAAAACAAAGTTGGCAAGCTTACAAAAGCTCAAGTTCTTGAGATAGTTGAGAAAAAAATAGCTGATCTTAATACTAAAGATCGTGAGCAAGCTGCTAAGATTATAGCTGGTTCAGCTCGCTCTATGGGAATTACTGTAGAGGACTAA
- the secE gene encoding preprotein translocase subunit SecE, with amino-acid sequence MNKLIGYFRLARAELAKVIFPTKEQVRTAFIAVVSVVAVVSIFLALVDLLMSFSISKFVA; translated from the coding sequence ATGAATAAGTTGATAGGATATTTCAGACTTGCTCGTGCTGAGCTAGCTAAGGTCATTTTCCCTACAAAAGAGCAGGTGCGAACTGCTTTTATAGCTGTTGTTTCAGTTGTAGCTGTAGTTTCAATATTTCTAGCACTTGTAGATTTGCTAATGAGTTTTAGCATTTCTAAATTTGTAGCATAA
- a CDS encoding flagellin N-terminal helical domain-containing protein has protein sequence MSFRINTNITSLSSNNSTERTNKKLTASLEHLSSGLRINKAANDASGMTVADSLRSQASSLEQSIASGNDAIGILQTADYAMAEQIEIIDTIRVKAIQAANDFHTRDSRLAIHQDIMRLLEEFDNIANTTTFNGHKLLNGNFSNKNFQMGAYSNEIISITIPRADSKAVGHLSFATSSPLMYENTTDFAKAEWTFTLNHGTIGNEKLEFNFTGQDLLTQGFKYITDRVNAVHVETGIRASARSDLATPVPILGSGFFGPVDLSINGYKILSNATVQKDDADGIVLNAINSQSSLTGVTATIDNGSGRMMLNSHNGLPIYIKTNDNGAKGALGLSFTDPTDATKFLNDVLVLGELTFSKYGSIPTSYSITPANTIAKNQKGVVSTGISDDGKTKFEDSTTPHKAAVNLHDFLTEPMSGSLAKAMGHGVVGTQGSNVTQEPGVLTYNGSQTLIDIAVVALGDLDRIRSNIGSIQNQITATINNISVTHLNIKAAESQIRDVDFANEVAQFNKQNILSQSGSYASAQANQIQQAIIRLLQ, from the coding sequence ATGTCTTTTAGAATTAACACAAACATAACATCGCTATCATCTAATAATAGCACTGAGCGCACAAACAAAAAGCTAACTGCCTCACTAGAACACCTTAGCTCTGGTTTGCGCATAAACAAAGCTGCTAATGATGCTAGTGGAATGACTGTGGCTGATAGTCTGCGCTCTCAAGCAAGTAGCTTAGAGCAAAGCATAGCTAGCGGAAATGACGCAATAGGTATACTACAAACCGCTGATTATGCTATGGCTGAACAGATAGAGATAATAGATACCATAAGAGTAAAGGCTATACAGGCTGCAAATGACTTTCACACTAGAGACTCTCGCTTGGCTATACACCAAGATATCATGCGCCTTTTAGAAGAGTTTGATAATATCGCAAACACGACTACTTTTAATGGTCACAAACTACTAAATGGTAATTTTAGCAATAAAAACTTTCAAATGGGTGCTTACTCAAATGAAATTATATCTATTACGATACCTAGAGCTGATAGCAAGGCTGTGGGGCATTTGTCTTTTGCTACTAGCTCACCTCTTATGTATGAAAACACAACTGACTTTGCCAAAGCTGAGTGGACTTTCACTCTTAATCATGGAACTATAGGCAATGAAAAATTAGAGTTTAATTTTACTGGTCAAGATTTGCTCACACAAGGGTTTAAATACATCACAGATAGAGTAAATGCTGTGCATGTAGAAACTGGCATTAGAGCAAGTGCTAGGAGCGATTTGGCTACACCTGTTCCCATACTTGGATCAGGATTTTTTGGTCCAGTCGATCTTAGTATAAATGGCTATAAAATTTTAAGCAATGCTACTGTTCAAAAGGATGATGCTGATGGCATAGTGCTAAATGCTATAAACTCTCAAAGTTCTCTTACAGGTGTTACAGCCACGATAGATAATGGTTCTGGTCGCATGATGCTAAATAGCCACAACGGTTTACCTATATATATAAAAACAAATGATAATGGAGCAAAGGGAGCCTTAGGACTATCATTTACTGATCCTACTGATGCAACAAAATTCTTAAACGATGTTCTTGTTCTTGGAGAGCTTACTTTTTCTAAATACGGCTCTATACCTACCAGCTACTCCATAACACCAGCAAACACAATAGCAAAAAATCAAAAAGGCGTAGTTTCAACCGGTATCTCAGATGATGGAAAAACTAAATTTGAGGATAGCACTACTCCACATAAAGCTGCTGTAAATCTACATGATTTTCTTACAGAGCCTATGTCTGGCTCGCTAGCAAAGGCAATGGGTCATGGAGTGGTAGGAACTCAAGGTTCAAATGTTACTCAAGAACCGGGCGTTCTTACATATAATGGCTCGCAAACTTTGATAGATATAGCTGTGGTAGCACTTGGTGATCTTGATCGTATTCGCTCAAACATTGGCTCAATACAAAATCAAATCACAGCTACAATAAACAATATCTCAGTAACTCACCTAAACATAAAAGCAGCCGAGAGCCAAATAAGAGATGTAGACTTTGCTAACGAAGTAGCGCAGTTTAATAAACAAAATATTTTATCTCAAAGCGGCAGCTACGCAAGCGCACAAGCAAATCAAATCCAGCAAGCTATAATAAGATTATTACAATAA
- the tuf gene encoding elongation factor Tu: MAKEKFNRTKPHVNVGTIGHVDHGKTTLTAAISAVLSRKGLAELKDYDNIDNAPEEKERGITIATSHIEYETDARHYAHVDCPGHADYVKNMITGAAQMDGAILVVSAADGPMPQTREHILLSRQVGVPYIVVFMNKCDMVDDPELQELVEMEIRELLSEYGFPGDDTPIIKGSALQALEEAKAGKDGEWSAKIMELMAAVDSYIPTPTRDTDKDFLMPIEDIFSISGRGTVVTGRVEKGVVKVGDTIEIVGLRDTQTTTVTGVEMFRKEMDQGEAGDNVGVLLRGTKKEDVERGMVLCKPKSITPHTKFEAEVYILTKDEGGRHTPFFNNYRPQFYVRTTDVTGSITLAAGTEMVMPGDNVKITVELIAPVALEDGTRFAIREGGRTVGSGVVSKILS; encoded by the coding sequence ATGGCAAAAGAAAAATTTAACCGCACCAAACCACATGTAAATGTTGGTACTATCGGTCACGTTGACCACGGCAAGACTACACTAACTGCTGCTATCTCAGCTGTTTTGTCTCGCAAAGGTCTAGCAGAGCTTAAAGATTATGACAATATCGATAATGCTCCAGAAGAAAAAGAGCGCGGTATTACAATCGCAACTTCACATATCGAGTATGAGACTGATGCACGCCACTACGCTCACGTAGACTGCCCAGGACACGCCGACTATGTTAAAAACATGATTACTGGTGCTGCTCAAATGGACGGCGCTATCCTAGTTGTTAGTGCAGCAGATGGCCCAATGCCACAAACTAGAGAGCACATCCTACTATCTCGCCAAGTAGGTGTTCCATACATCGTTGTATTTATGAACAAATGCGATATGGTTGATGACCCAGAGCTTCAAGAGCTAGTTGAAATGGAAATTAGAGAGCTTCTAAGCGAGTATGGTTTCCCTGGTGATGATACTCCAATCATAAAAGGTTCAGCCCTTCAAGCACTAGAAGAAGCAAAAGCAGGCAAAGATGGCGAATGGTCAGCTAAAATTATGGAGCTTATGGCTGCTGTTGATAGCTATATCCCAACTCCAACTCGTGATACTGATAAAGATTTCTTGATGCCTATCGAGGATATCTTCTCAATCTCAGGTCGTGGTACTGTTGTTACAGGACGTGTTGAGAAAGGTGTAGTAAAAGTAGGCGATACTATTGAAATCGTTGGTCTAAGAGATACTCAAACAACAACTGTAACTGGCGTTGAGATGTTCCGCAAAGAAATGGATCAAGGTGAGGCTGGTGATAATGTTGGTGTTCTACTACGCGGAACTAAAAAAGAAGACGTTGAGCGTGGTATGGTTCTTTGTAAACCAAAATCAATCACTCCTCATACAAAATTTGAAGCAGAGGTTTATATTCTTACAAAAGACGAAGGTGGACGCCACACTCCATTCTTTAACAACTATCGCCCACAATTCTATGTGCGCACAACAGATGTTACTGGCTCAATCACTCTAGCAGCTGGCACAGAGATGGTTATGCCTGGTGATAATGTTAAGATCACTGTTGAGCTAATCGCTCCAGTTGCGCTAGAAGATGGAACTCGCTTTGCGATTCGCGAAGGTGGCCGCACAGTTGGTTCAGGCGTTGTTTCTAAAATCCTAAGCTAA
- the nusG gene encoding transcription termination/antitermination protein NusG, protein MSHKWYAIQTYAGSEMAVKRAIENLVVDHGIPEKLAQILVPTEDVIEIKNGKQKIKERSLYSGYVFANLELDTSLWHLIQSLPKVSRFIGEAKKPSPLSEKDVKQIIEKASTKEAPKPKISFEPGEIVRVTDGPFANFNATVEEYNMFQGKLRLNVSIFGRNTPVEIEYTKVEKII, encoded by the coding sequence ATGTCACATAAATGGTATGCTATTCAAACTTATGCAGGTAGTGAAATGGCTGTTAAAAGAGCTATTGAAAATTTAGTAGTTGATCACGGAATTCCTGAGAAATTAGCACAAATCCTTGTGCCAACTGAGGATGTTATAGAGATCAAAAATGGTAAGCAAAAGATTAAAGAGCGTAGCCTTTATTCTGGTTATGTTTTTGCTAATCTTGAGCTAGATACTAGTCTTTGGCATTTGATTCAATCTTTACCAAAGGTTAGCAGATTTATCGGCGAGGCAAAAAAGCCAAGCCCACTTAGCGAAAAAGATGTAAAACAAATCATCGAAAAAGCAAGTACAAAAGAAGCACCTAAACCAAAAATTTCTTTTGAGCCAGGTGAGATTGTGCGTGTTACTGATGGTCCGTTTGCGAACTTTAACGCTACAGTTGAAGAATATAATATGTTTCAAGGTAAATTGCGCCTAAATGTTTCAATCTTTGGTCGCAATACACCAGTTGAGATAGAATACACAAAAGTCGAGAAGATCATCTAA
- the rplA gene encoding 50S ribosomal protein L1 produces the protein MSKITKRFKTLLEKVDSSKDYVLDEAITTVKTLASAKFDETVEIALSLNVDPRHADQMVRGSVVLPAGTGKKVRVAVVAKDAKADEAKAAGADIVGAEDFIDEIAKGVINFDVLIATPNLMGVLGKVARTLGPKGLMPSPKTGTVTMDVAQAVSNAKSGQVNFRVDKQGNIHAGVGKVSFSKEKLSENLQTFVKAINRQKPASAKGRYIKSAALSLTMSPSLSLDVQELLDMK, from the coding sequence ATGTCAAAAATAACTAAAAGATTTAAAACTTTGCTTGAAAAAGTAGATTCTAGCAAAGATTATGTACTTGATGAAGCTATTACTACAGTAAAAACTCTTGCATCAGCTAAGTTTGATGAAACTGTAGAGATCGCTCTAAGCCTAAATGTTGACCCACGCCACGCTGATCAAATGGTTCGTGGTTCTGTTGTGCTACCTGCTGGAACTGGAAAAAAGGTTCGTGTAGCAGTAGTCGCAAAAGATGCTAAAGCTGATGAGGCTAAAGCAGCTGGTGCTGATATTGTTGGTGCTGAGGATTTTATCGATGAGATAGCTAAAGGTGTGATTAACTTTGATGTGCTTATCGCTACTCCAAATTTAATGGGTGTTCTTGGTAAAGTAGCTAGAACACTTGGACCAAAAGGCTTGATGCCTAGTCCAAAAACTGGCACAGTAACTATGGATGTTGCTCAAGCTGTTAGCAATGCTAAAAGTGGTCAAGTTAACTTCCGTGTTGACAAACAAGGAAATATCCACGCTGGTGTAGGTAAAGTAAGCTTTAGCAAAGAAAAACTAAGCGAAAACCTACAAACTTTTGTAAAAGCTATTAACCGCCAAAAACCTGCATCTGCTAAAGGACGCTACATCAAATCTGCGGCTCTTAGCCTTACAATGAGCCCATCTCTTAGCCTTGATGTTCAAGAGCTACTTGATATGAAATAA